The nucleotide sequence GATGAGTGGTGGATGGAGGATAAAAGAATTTGTAGGTAAAATGAAGGGGAGAAGCAGAACGCCCTTGAAAATATCTGGCTCGGTTGCTTTGATTGGGGGCCTTGGCGGATTAGTGACGATAGGGGTACTGGGCATGCTGACGGAATTAACTACCGCTGTCTGGTTGATGGCTTCCTTTGGGGCCAGTTGTGTGCTTGCTTTTGTGGCCTGGGATTCGCCGTTATCTCAGCCTCGCAATATTATCGGGGGGCATTTTTTCACCAGCTTGGTTGGCGTGCTGCTCTATCAAATAGGCGGATCGCAGCTGTGGGTCGTAGCAGTTAGTGTCGGTCTTGCGATTGTCGCCATGCATGTGACGAAAACGACGCATCCTCCTGCGGGTGCCAATCCGATCGTCATTGTCATGGATGGCAAGGGGTGGGAGTTTTTATTGTCTCCGGTACTCATAGGGGCAGTAGTGGTGGTGCTGATTGCTCTGTTCGTCAATAACATGCATAAGAAACGTGCGTATCCTGTGTTTTGGGTATAGCAGTATCACGGTAAAGAATGGCCGCCTTTTAGTAGGTGGTCATTTTTTCATGTGGAAGGAAGAGGGTAGGGTAATTGACAAATGAATTTAAATACATAAAAGTATAGGTAACTAGGTATTTAAAATAACGAGGGATGTATCATGAGTGAGCCGATCAAGCATGAGGGAATGGGGGAGCAAATCGTTCTTGCCAAGAAAACGGTGTTTCAGACACCGGCTGACACGCGAATGGGCATTTTCTTCATTCAAAAGGGACTCCTGCGGTTCTCTCGGCTGAACGAGGATGGAAAATCCTTTACTGTGGGATTGCTGGGACCTGGAGCTGTATTTGGCGAGATTGAGGAAATGGTGCTAGGGTCACGCGCTGTCTACATTGAAGCGATGCAAAAAACGACCCTTACTCATTGGAGTGCGACTCGGATGGTAGAAATGCTGCAAGCATGTCCACCAGACTTGAAAGAAATGATGTTCCAGTTGTCCAAACGATTGGGCGAACAAGAGGAGCGGATGGAAAAGCTCGCTTTGGAATCGGTTAGGGATCGCGTACTCCATCTGTTGGTTCAGTTGTGTCAGCGATTTGGAAAAGTAGAAGAGCCATTTTGGAAATTGACGGTATCTCTCTCCCATCAGGAAATTGCCAATATGGTGGGGGCGACCAGAGAAACCGTTTCATTAGCTTTAGCCAGTTTGGTCGATGAGGGAATGGTGTTGGTGTCCCGCATGTCGATTGCTGTGCATGCATCGAGAATGGTTGATAAAATAAAAGAATGCAAGTAAAATGATTGAATGCTCAAAACGGGCCGCGGTTCGTAAACTCCCGCGTTATCAAAACTAGGAGGAAATCATATGTTTAATTTTTGGATCGGAGTTCTTTTTGCTCTGGTGAACTTCGGGTTGTTCCTGCTCTGCTACCGATTATTCGGCAGAATGGGACTGTACGCGTGGATCGGGATGGCTACCGTACTGGCCAACATTCAGGTGGTCAAAACAATCGAGATGTTCGGTTTGGTCATGACGCTCGGCAATACGATCTATGCTTCTATTTATTTGGTAAGCGATCTATTGAATGAGAAGTATGGGGAAAGAGAAGCGAAAAAAGCCGTGTGGTTCGGCTTCTTTACCTTAATTGCGGCAACGATCATCATGCAGCTCGTATTGGTGTTTGAACCACAGGAAACAGATATCGCCCAAGGTTCCTTAGAGACGATTTTTGGCTTGATGCCAAGAGTGGCATTGGGTAGCTTGTGTGCGTATTTTGTCAGCCAATTTGTCGACGTGAAAATCTATTCGTGGTTGAAGAAAAAATGCCCAGGCCCAAATCAGCTCTGGATTCGGAATAATGGAAGCACGCTCTTCAGTCAACTGCTCGACTCCGTTACCTTTTGTACGATTGCCTTTTTGGGAGAATTCCCGATGGACGTATGGTGGCAAATCCTGTTGACTACCTACCTGATCAAGTTTATCGTATCGGCAGCTTCGACGCCGGTTCTTTATATTGCACGCAGTATGAAAGTAGACGAAAGCTAATTGACAAAAACAGAGAAAAACCGCCAAGAACGATGGAGCTTGGCGGTTTTTGTTTTTACAAGTTTAGAAGGATTATACAAACTTTACATCAAATTTACATAAGGTTCAGGTTATACGTTTACCATCTTATAGTAGTTACTTCCGAATGATGTGAGGAGGAATGATGCAAGAATGTTGAAAAAAAGAGGGAATACTTCCCGATGGCCGAAGCTGGCGTTAATAGCCGCGGTCATGATGGGAACTGTTTTGCCGACCGGGTGGATGCCACAGGCAAAGGCCGCGCGGGCTGATCATGTGGTAATCAGTGAGGTGTATGGGGGTGGTGGGAACTCCGGTGCTCTGTACAAGAATGACTTCATTGAACTGTATAACCCGACAGACACGGCTGTTTCGGTTGGAGGCTGGTCCGTGCAGTATGCTTCTGCTACGGGAACGAATTGGGCCAAGACAGACCTGACAGGAAGCATTGCCCCTTACGGCTTTTATTTGGTACGGCTAGCATCATCGGGTGCAACAGGGGGTGAACTGCCTACTCCTGACGATAGCGGGACACTGAACTTGTCAGGGTCGAATGGGAAGGTTGCGCTGGTCAAGGATGGTGTCCCGTTAACAGGGACGGATGTCACCTCCCAGGCAAATGTCGTGGATATGGTCGGTTTTGGTACTGCGAATTCATCTGAGGGCAACTCACCAGCACCAGCTCCCTCGAATACGACCAGCGCCCAACGCATTAGCGACGCCAGCGGCATGGTGCCGAACGGAGGAAATGGCTGGGATACCAATAACAACAGTAACGATTTTATTACAGGGACACCTACCCCGAAAAACACGCAAAGCCCGGTAGAACCGCCGCTACCAACAGACGTGACCGAAAAGCTGAATGCTACAGAACTTATTTTTGATCATACTGATCCTATCCAAGCAACAATTCGCGGCTATGCCGGTCAAGGGCGGACGATTAAGGTTTATGTGAGTCAGCCTACAGGAACAGGTAGCGACACTCCTTTAGCACAGCAAGATTCGGATGCTTCCGGACTAATCGAGCTGACTTTTGCCAATCCCGATCCAAATGCGCAGGGAGTCTATCTCACGGCAACGGAAGGGAGCAAGAAGGAGAGCGCAAGTATTGAGCTGAGGCCAGCGGTAGCCAGCCCAGCTTTGATCCAGGAAAAAGTCAGCCTGCAAGCATTGAACGGTGTGGGCGAGCTGCGAGGAGAAGCAGGAGCGGCAGCAGGGAATGCGATACTGCGCGCTTACGATCCGCAAAAACAACCGCTGATGCTTAGTAACAAAGAAACAGGAACGGCACAGGCAAACGGGTCATTTTCTTTTACGATTCCAAACATCGATCAGTTGGATCATATTCTCGTAACGCAGCAAACAGTTGGGGAATATGGCAAGTCGTTTGAGAGCTCAGAAGTTAGCGTCACCAAGTCAGCCGTAGGTTCGACGACGATTGCTGAAGCAAGAAGCACCCCGGTAGGAACGAACGTGATTGTCGTCGGAACAGTGACGGCGATGTTTGAAGCGGGCGGACAAAACAACGTGTATTTCCAGGATGAGACGGCAGGACTCGTACTTCGTGCGCCAGGGTTGACTGGCAAAATTGAAGTGGGAGACAAGATCCGAGCAACCGGAAAAATGAATGATTATTATGGACTGGCTCAACTTGAGGCGCTCACCAATAACGTGGAAATCGTGCAAAAGCAAGCAGGTGTGCCTAACCCGCAAGTTGTGACTTCCACTGATTTTGCGGCTGCTACAGGAGAGGCTTTGGAAGGTAAGCTGGTGACGGTAAAGGTAGTTACAATCAAATCGGTATCAAGCGGCAACTACACGCTGGAGGATCAGCACGGTGCGTTTGTGTCTCGACCGGATGCTTCTCTTCCGCTTCCAGTGAACAAGAGCTATGCAGCTATTACAGGCGTGGTGAACTACGACCGCAATGTATACAAGCTGGTGCCGCGCACTGTCGCTGATCTCGTAGAGGACGAGAATAAAGTCCCCATGGTCACAGCGAGTCCGGCAGGTCCTATGGTGACAAAAGGAACAAATGTAACGCTCTCAACGGTGATGGCTGACGCTACGATCTTCTATACGATAGATAGTTCAACGCCAAGCAGAGGAAGCATCAAGTATACGGGACCGATCCAGATTGACGCGGATACCATCCTTTCAGCCATAGCCGTCAAGGATGGCTACACAGACAGTAATGTAGCGACCTTCCGCTACGTGATTCAAAAAGAAAACGTTCGGATTCATGATATCCAAGGAACGTCCCACCGATCAGCGATGGCGGATGGAACGGTGAATAATGTTCCGGGAATCGTAACGGCTATCGTCAGAAGCGGCAGCAATGTGCAAGGCTTTTATATGCAAGACCCGCAACCGGACGCAGACCCATTTACCTCCGAAGGCATTTACGTTTACGAGCCAAAAGCAGTGGTCAACCCTGGCGATGAAGTAACCGTCAGCGGAACCGTCAAGGAATACGTGCCATCGAACAGAGCGGGTACAGACCTTACCCAGACGCAAATTGATGCGACCTCATACGCCGTTGTCAAGCCAGGCCAATCACTCCCAGAACCACTCATCCTGGGCAAAGATAACTATGAATATCCAAAAGGGATCATCGACAACGACAGCCTTGGCAAATTCGATCCGAATCAAGACGGCATCGACTTCTGGGAAAGTCTCGAAGGCATGCTGGTACAGATCGACAATCCAGTCGTCGTTGGCGAAACCAAGACGTTTACGAATCCACGTGCAACGGAATTTGTCGTTATCGATGATCGGGCCCATCCGAGTCAGCCACGTACGCCAGCTGGCGGTGTGGTACTGGAAGCCAATGATTTTCACCCAGAGCGCATCACGGTATCAGACAAACTCGAAAAGATTACTGGAGAGGTAAAAGTCGGCGACAAATTTGATGGACCACTGGTAGGCATCATTGACTACAGCTTCGCGAACTACAAGCTGTTCCATACACGCGAATTTACGGTACAGGCAAGCCATTATGAGCCGCCAGTGACGAGTATTTCTCCAAAAGAGGACAAGCTGACAATCGCTACGTACAACATCGAGAATTTCTCGGCTAAAACTGATTCTGCCAAAATCAATCGCATCGCCGAGACGATTGTGGATAACATGAAGGGGCCGGATATTATCGGTGTGGTGGAAATGCAGGACGACAATGGGCCGACGGACAATGGGCAAACAGATGCTACACAGTCTGCGGACGCATTGATCAAAGCGATTGAAAACAAAAATGGCCCGACTTACCGATACACCGATATCGCGCCACAGAACAATCAGGATGGTGGACAGCCAGGAGGGAATATCCGTGTTGGGTTCTTCTACAACCTAGAACGGGTACAACTGGCAGATGGAACGCCAGGAGGCGCGACAGATGCAGTACAAATCGAGACAAGAGATGGCGTGGCGCATCTTTCCGTCAATCCAGGGCGGGTAGATCCGACCAACGAGGCGTTTGCTTCGAGCCGTAAGCCGCTGGCAGCGGAATTCATTTTCCAAGGCGAGCCTGTCATTGTCATCGCCAACCATTTCAATTCCAAGGGTGGCGATCAAGCACTGTTTGGAAAAGATCAGCCGCCACTGCTGGTGAGTGAAGTACAGCGCATGAAAATTGCCCGTGTGTTAAATAACTTTGTAAAAGAAATCCATGCGGCGGAAGAGAAAGCAAATGTTGTGGTGCTGGGCGATCTCAACGATTTCCCGTTTTCGAATCCGGTGCAGGAATTGGCAGATGGCGTTTTGACCAATATGGTGGAGAAACTGCCGAAGGGTAAGCAGTATACGTACGTGTACCAAGGGAACTCCCAAGTCTTGGATCAAATTTTGGTCAGCAACCATTTGGAGGATGACACGAAGGTTGATATCGTTCACATCAACGCTGGTTTGACGGAGAGCGAGGGACGTGTGAGTGATCATAATCCTGTCCTTGTACAGTTGGACTTGAAGGATCGAGGCACGCCGGAAAAATCAGCACAAGAAGTGGCAGAAAGCATCACGCAGCTTACACAGCCAGCAGCGGGTGAGAAGCGCTTGAAGCTGCCAGAAGTACCTACAGGCTTTACCATTGCGATCAAGTCGTCTAGTGATCCAGCGATTATTGCGCTAGACGGTAAAATTACGCCGCCAAATCGCCAGACGAATGTAGAACTGATTTTGGAGGTCACACGATTATCCGATCAATCGACAGCAGTTACTAAAGCATTGACAGTAAAGGTTCCAGCCAAGCCGGACTCACCACCGCCAGTTACACCGCCGGACAGAACACCGACACCGGACTCACAGCGAGAGTTGAACAAGCAAGCCGCTCAGGTCATCTCCGCAAGTAACGAGGAGAACAGCATTTTGGGACAGGTGGATCAAGTTCTCAGTCATCTGGAAAAACTTCTGGATGCTGAGCAATGGACGCCGACTGAGAAATGGGAGACAGTCACCGATACGATCACGACTGTACTCGAGGCAGTGGCCGAGCAGGCCGAGTTAGGAATCATTAGTGAAGAGACACTCCAAGATGTGACGAAGAGCTTTTTGGACAAAGCATTTGACCCGCTCACAGAAGATGGCATTGAGGATGAAGAGATTGCCCGGCTGGCACTTGCCTCCTTGACGAGCTTGGCGAAAACAGCGCTGGAGCCGCTCGATGAAAAGGATATTTCCAAAGAGGTAGCCAAGCATGTCCGTACGCTGGCGGAAGAGCTTTTGAAAAAGCTTGGCACTGTCGTCATTGAAGATGGGGATGAGATCAAGGCAGATGACGAACAAGTAGATGAGCTTCTAGACGTACTTGGGGAATTCATGAAAGCAATCGAGTCCGTGAAAGACAAGATCGGCTTTGCTCCGGTACTGTTCGTTCAGGTGGGAGAAAGCGATGACGATTCGATCGATACGCGTTCTCGCAAGGAAGAATTAAACGAACCGACGGTAACCTTGGAGCAGAAGCTGGTTGAGCAATTGAAGGAAAAAGAGGTAGGAATCCGAGTCACCTTGGACAGTGAAGCATGGGTAGAAGTGCCGGGCGCATACTTTTCTGCTGAGCGTGCACGAGAGTTTGCTCTCTCCCTGACAGAAGCAGATGGAACCGGCTGGAAGGGCGTGCCAAACCCGGGCGAAGCTTATCAATTGCAAGCGTGGAGCAAGGGTAAAAAGCTGACAAGCCTCGGAAAAACAGGCTTTACACTCGGGCTACCAGTCGCAGAAGACGCAAGCGAAAAGCTTCAAGCCTACGTGTTCCGAAGCAATATGTGGAGACCAGCTATGGGACTTAAGGGAAAACCGATCAAAGTGGTAAAAGAAGACGATGTAGGAATCTTTACAGTGGCGACGGCTTCCTCTTATGTTGTCGGTGAGACTGCCCTGAAAAGGATCGAGATCAAACCGAAGTCTCTCAAACTAGCACAGGGTGAGGAAGCACAGCTCGAGGTTACAGCTATTCTCGGAAACGATGCAGAAGAAGACGTTACGGATGCAGAAGGAATCGAGTTCACATCGAGCAAGCCCGATCAGGTAGAGGTAGATGAAACAGGCCGGATTCTCGTTTTGGAGGATGCCAAACCAAAGACGAGAGTAACCATCACGATCAGCTATGCTGGCAAAACGGCCAAGGTAACCGTTACAGTTAAGTAGCAACGAGTAAAAAAACGGGGTGGGAGATAGCTTCCCAGCCCGTTTTTGTTGTGGAAATGGATTAGATACGTGCCATCCCCATCGCTTTTTCAACCTTGTACAGCATCTCGTTCGCGACCTTATTCGCTTTGTCTGCCCCGGCAGTCAGGATATCATCCAGCTCAGAGGAGTGGAATAGCTGCTCGAAGCGTTCTTGAATCGGACGGAGTGTTTCTACCACAACTTCAGCCAGCTCGGTTTTGAATGCGCCGTAGCCCTTACCCTCATACATCGCTTCGATCTCATCCAGTGTTTTTCCGGAGCAGAGGGAGTAGATGGTCATGAGGTTAGAGACAGCAGGCTTTTCTGCTTTGTCATATCGCACAACGCTGTCGGAATCCGTTTGCGCGCGCTTGATTTTTTTCGTGATGGTGTCTGCATCATCCAGCATGGAGATGAAGGCGCCTTGGTTTGGATCGGATTTGCTCATTTTCTTGGTGCCTTCAGCAAGAGACATGATGCGTGCGCCAGTCTCCGGCAGGCGAACTTCTGGAATGGTGAAAATATCGCCATAACGGTTGTTAAAACGAGCGGCTAAATCACGAGTCAGCTCCAGATGCTGCTTCTGGTCCTCACCTACAGGGACGAAATCAGTGCCATACAGCAAAATATCAGCAGCCATCAATGGAGGATAAGCCAGCAGACCGCCTGGAATGGATTCGCCGCGACCATCGGATTTGTCCTTGAATTGAGTCATGCGCTCCAATTCACCCAAGTAAGAGGTACACAGCATGATCCAGCCGAGCTTGGCATGGGCCGGTACTTCCGATTGGACGAACAGCGTCATTTTATTCGGATCGAGGCCAACGGACAAATAGAGAGCCGCGAGACGACGGATGTTCTCGCGCAGGACAGCAGGCTCCTGTGGAACGGTGATCGCATGCTGGTCTACGATGCAGTAAAAGCAGTTGAACTGATCTTGAAGCGGAACGAAGTGCTTCATTGCGCCCAAGTAGTTGCCGAGTGTCATAATGCCGCTCGGTTGAATGCCGGAAAAGATGGTTTTCATGAGAAAGCTGCTCCTTTCAATCGTGAAATATGAATCTTGAATGTCCGCTTTAAAATACAAAAAGGTCCATCCGCCCTGGACAGGGACGAATGAACCGTGGTGCCACCCTTGTTATTTCACGCAAGGAATCATCCATACGCAAAATCTCTTTGATCCGTACCGTTTCTGTGTAAGACAGCTTGATACGGTGTCCATTGTAACGTACGGACGTAACGCCAAAGCCTACTGCCGCCATGAGAGCGGGTTCGGTTTGGAGCTCGGAAGCCCATTCATCATTTCCTTAACACTGATTCGCACCAACCATCAGCTCTCTGAAGTCTCGCAAAATGACTACTCTTCTTCCTCATTGCCATCAAATGATACCCTTTGAGCAAACATTTTACCCACTGTCGAAAGAAAAAGCAAGTGGGTCTTGACAAGAAAAACCAAAAGTTGTAAAAGTAACTCAATAGTTATATAACTGATGAGTTACTTTTGGGGTGAAAAAATGACCAATGACAAATTGTCAAAAGGGGAGCTGAGTCGCAGTCGGTTGCTTGCGGCGGCAGCTTCTGAGTTCGCGGCAAAAGGCTTTCATCGTACGCGGGTGAGTGACATCGTGAAAGCAGCAGGCCTGACACAGGCGTCGTTTTATCAGTACTTCGACAGCAAGGAAGGTCTGTACCAGCAGTTGACGGACACATTCGTCACCAAGTTGTGGGAATTGGCGGACAGCGGTCAAAAGGTAACGGCTTTGACGAAGGCAGATGCCTTCCATCAGGTACGGGAGAATCTGCTCGCTTTGTTCCGATTTTTTCAGGAACAGCCTGACTTGACCCGGATCGTGCTGTATCAGGCAGAAGAGGGCGAAGAGCTGCATCGTAAGCTGGCTTCGATTGTTGCTGTCAACTTGCGACAAAATCAGAATGCCGGGCATGTCCGTATCGAGTTGTCTGTGGAGGTGGCGGCAGAGGCAATGATCGCAGTCGTAGATCGTATGACGACGCGGTATTTGCTGACGGGGGAGAAAACGGCGGAGCAGCTTGCGGACGATGCAGTATCTTTTTTGGCATATGGAATTTTGCAGGCAAACGAATAGGAGGAGGGTGCGTGTATGCTGGAGTTGTCCCATCTGATTTGGCTGTTTTTAGTCGTTTTCATGTTTCATGATTTCGAGGAGATCGTGATGGTAGAAGGGTGGGTGCGAGCTAAAAAAGACATCATTAGACAGACCGTGCCAGAACGGCTTATAAAGCTCATAGAGCCGTCACTTTCGATGAACACGGCGCAATTTGCCGTCGCAGTTTCTTGTATTTTCGCAGTGTTATCGGCAGCGGTCATTCTGACTGTCACGACACTTTCGGCTGGAACGTACCTCCCGTTTTTTCTGGTTTGTCTACACGTGATGTTTCTCCATGTGTTCATGCATGTTGGGCATACCGTTGTCCTTCGCATGTACACACCAGGTGTAGTGACGGCTGTAGCATTGGTTTTGCCGTATAGTTTGTATACGTATGATCGATTGCTTGAGGCTGGGATTGTGACGTGGTCGATGCTATGGAGCACGTTGCCGTACAGCTTGCTGATCGTACCTGTTTTGTACGTGACACACCGGATTGGGGAGGCAGCAGGTAATATGATCCCTCGATGAGAAAAAGAGAGGGAGTATGTTATCCTAGTAGGAAGAGATTGGTGTGAAAGAGGGAATTTTGTTGAAGCTGCGACTAGGCGTAATAGGCGCGGATGATTCACTTGCCATCATCGAATCAGTCATGCGAGAGTTTCCCGAAATTGAATACTTGCCGATTGTCTATTGGAAAGAAGAAGAAATCCTCGATCTGATCTTGCCGCATGTGGATGAGGTGGACATGTGGCTTTTCTCCGGACAGGTCCCTTATGCCATGGTGAGCGAGTCAGGCAAGGTCCAAGTGCCGATGGCTTATGTGCCTCATCTCGGTGCGAGCTTGTACAGAACCTTGCTTCACCTGTCTCATCAATTGGGAATCCGGGTGGATGAAGTGAGCTTTGATACATTTTCACCAGAAGAACTGGAGCATTTTATGGACGAGGCGGGTATCGCTGGTGGATACAAATGGCTCAAGCATTACGAGGGAGCAATTTCAGCCGATGAACTGGCCGATTACCACGAACAGCTTTGGAGGGCAGGCAAGACAAAGATGGCTGTCACCTGCTTGCGGACAGCAGATGTAGAACTGGCACGGAGAGGTGTCCCTGTACATCGGGTCGTGCCTACACGTGCAGGCGTGATTTCGGTCATTCACATGCTTTTGCGAACGCACGAAATGCTTCACTTCAAAGATACCCAAATTGCCGTGCAGATGATGGAGATCGATCCATTTCGCGAGCTTGCCGGTGGCAACTTTTCCACAGATGAATGGCAAAATGCCGAGATCAAGACGATGGAAAAGCTGTTGCGCTACGCGAAGCATTTGCAAGGCTCACTGAAGACAGCGGGTCCCGGACGCTACGTCATTTTTACAACGCGGGGCAACCTGCAAGAAGTGACCCGTGACTATGTGACCATGCCGAATTTGGAAGAGCTGTTTGGCATTCGCGCTGATCTGGTGACGTGCGGAATCGGGATCGGCAAGACCGCTTATGAAGCAGAAATCCACGGTGGCGCGGCTTTGCTGCACGCCAAAGAGCGCGGGACAGGTAATTGGATGGTCTTCTTTGATGACAAAAGCGTCGTAGGGCCGCTTGGTCGTGATGAACAGATCACCTATCGGTACGACTCAGAAAAGCTGCAAGAGCTCAGCCAGCTAACCTCTCTGAGTGTCATGACGCTCGCCAAGCTTTACTCCATACTCAAAAAGCGAGGCTCTCAGGAAATTCATGCGACAGAATTAGCCTCATATCTGCAAATTCTGCCACGAAGCGCCAGACGAATCCTGATTGAACTGGAGTCAAAGGGACTAGCACAAGTGATCAGAGAAGAAAACCCGCACCCGCGCGGCAGACCGCGAAAGGTGTATCGGATCGTATGGCAATCGCAATTGTAATAAATTTACCAATTAATCATTTCTTTCGGGAAATGATTTTTTTGTCGTTAAAAAATTGTTCTCAAATTCACATTTATGACAAATAATAAGAGATGTAAACAACTATGAACTTACATAAAAAACAATATTTTCCAAGGAGGAGTTAACGAGTATGAAGAAATCGGTTTTTGCAGTAACACTCAGCTTCGCATTGGGTACTTCTACATTCCTGCCGCTTGCTGCGCAGGCAGAATCCGAAAGCATCGTCTATAGCGCTGAGTGGGATACCCCCGAATTTATCGGAGAAGAGTTCGAGGCAGAAGACCTGGATGGCGAAGACAAAGTTTGGGGATTCCTGGAGCAACATCAAGATTCCTTCCGCATTGATGGAGATGTGAAAGATCACTTTAAAGTGCTAGATGAAGTGACAGACAAAGAGACAGACATGACTCACTACCGCGTACAAGAAATGTACGAGGGCATCCCGGTCTATGGTTATCAGCAGACGATTCACGTAAATGAGGATGGAAATGTAACAGCATTCCTCGGAAACTACGCGCCTGACCTGTCAGACAATGATAAGCTGACGAAAAAACCA is from Brevibacillus brevis and encodes:
- the trpS gene encoding tryptophan--tRNA ligase, yielding MKTIFSGIQPSGIMTLGNYLGAMKHFVPLQDQFNCFYCIVDQHAITVPQEPAVLRENIRRLAALYLSVGLDPNKMTLFVQSEVPAHAKLGWIMLCTSYLGELERMTQFKDKSDGRGESIPGGLLAYPPLMAADILLYGTDFVPVGEDQKQHLELTRDLAARFNNRYGDIFTIPEVRLPETGARIMSLAEGTKKMSKSDPNQGAFISMLDDADTITKKIKRAQTDSDSVVRYDKAEKPAVSNLMTIYSLCSGKTLDEIEAMYEGKGYGAFKTELAEVVVETLRPIQERFEQLFHSSELDDILTAGADKANKVANEMLYKVEKAMGMARI
- a CDS encoding Crp/Fnr family transcriptional regulator; amino-acid sequence: MSEPIKHEGMGEQIVLAKKTVFQTPADTRMGIFFIQKGLLRFSRLNEDGKSFTVGLLGPGAVFGEIEEMVLGSRAVYIEAMQKTTLTHWSATRMVEMLQACPPDLKEMMFQLSKRLGEQEERMEKLALESVRDRVLHLLVQLCQRFGKVEEPFWKLTVSLSHQEIANMVGATRETVSLALASLVDEGMVLVSRMSIAVHASRMVDKIKECK
- a CDS encoding TetR/AcrR family transcriptional regulator yields the protein MSYFWGEKMTNDKLSKGELSRSRLLAAAASEFAAKGFHRTRVSDIVKAAGLTQASFYQYFDSKEGLYQQLTDTFVTKLWELADSGQKVTALTKADAFHQVRENLLALFRFFQEQPDLTRIVLYQAEEGEELHRKLASIVAVNLRQNQNAGHVRIELSVEVAAEAMIAVVDRMTTRYLLTGEKTAEQLADDAVSFLAYGILQANE
- a CDS encoding HPP family protein; its protein translation is MSGGWRIKEFVGKMKGRSRTPLKISGSVALIGGLGGLVTIGVLGMLTELTTAVWLMASFGASCVLAFVAWDSPLSQPRNIIGGHFFTSLVGVLLYQIGGSQLWVVAVSVGLAIVAMHVTKTTHPPAGANPIVIVMDGKGWEFLLSPVLIGAVVVVLIALFVNNMHKKRAYPVFWV
- a CDS encoding HXXEE domain-containing protein: MLELSHLIWLFLVVFMFHDFEEIVMVEGWVRAKKDIIRQTVPERLIKLIEPSLSMNTAQFAVAVSCIFAVLSAAVILTVTTLSAGTYLPFFLVCLHVMFLHVFMHVGHTVVLRMYTPGVVTAVALVLPYSLYTYDRLLEAGIVTWSMLWSTLPYSLLIVPVLYVTHRIGEAAGNMIPR
- a CDS encoding chitobiase/beta-hexosaminidase C-terminal domain-containing protein, whose product is MLKKRGNTSRWPKLALIAAVMMGTVLPTGWMPQAKAARADHVVISEVYGGGGNSGALYKNDFIELYNPTDTAVSVGGWSVQYASATGTNWAKTDLTGSIAPYGFYLVRLASSGATGGELPTPDDSGTLNLSGSNGKVALVKDGVPLTGTDVTSQANVVDMVGFGTANSSEGNSPAPAPSNTTSAQRISDASGMVPNGGNGWDTNNNSNDFITGTPTPKNTQSPVEPPLPTDVTEKLNATELIFDHTDPIQATIRGYAGQGRTIKVYVSQPTGTGSDTPLAQQDSDASGLIELTFANPDPNAQGVYLTATEGSKKESASIELRPAVASPALIQEKVSLQALNGVGELRGEAGAAAGNAILRAYDPQKQPLMLSNKETGTAQANGSFSFTIPNIDQLDHILVTQQTVGEYGKSFESSEVSVTKSAVGSTTIAEARSTPVGTNVIVVGTVTAMFEAGGQNNVYFQDETAGLVLRAPGLTGKIEVGDKIRATGKMNDYYGLAQLEALTNNVEIVQKQAGVPNPQVVTSTDFAAATGEALEGKLVTVKVVTIKSVSSGNYTLEDQHGAFVSRPDASLPLPVNKSYAAITGVVNYDRNVYKLVPRTVADLVEDENKVPMVTASPAGPMVTKGTNVTLSTVMADATIFYTIDSSTPSRGSIKYTGPIQIDADTILSAIAVKDGYTDSNVATFRYVIQKENVRIHDIQGTSHRSAMADGTVNNVPGIVTAIVRSGSNVQGFYMQDPQPDADPFTSEGIYVYEPKAVVNPGDEVTVSGTVKEYVPSNRAGTDLTQTQIDATSYAVVKPGQSLPEPLILGKDNYEYPKGIIDNDSLGKFDPNQDGIDFWESLEGMLVQIDNPVVVGETKTFTNPRATEFVVIDDRAHPSQPRTPAGGVVLEANDFHPERITVSDKLEKITGEVKVGDKFDGPLVGIIDYSFANYKLFHTREFTVQASHYEPPVTSISPKEDKLTIATYNIENFSAKTDSAKINRIAETIVDNMKGPDIIGVVEMQDDNGPTDNGQTDATQSADALIKAIENKNGPTYRYTDIAPQNNQDGGQPGGNIRVGFFYNLERVQLADGTPGGATDAVQIETRDGVAHLSVNPGRVDPTNEAFASSRKPLAAEFIFQGEPVIVIANHFNSKGGDQALFGKDQPPLLVSEVQRMKIARVLNNFVKEIHAAEEKANVVVLGDLNDFPFSNPVQELADGVLTNMVEKLPKGKQYTYVYQGNSQVLDQILVSNHLEDDTKVDIVHINAGLTESEGRVSDHNPVLVQLDLKDRGTPEKSAQEVAESITQLTQPAAGEKRLKLPEVPTGFTIAIKSSSDPAIIALDGKITPPNRQTNVELILEVTRLSDQSTAVTKALTVKVPAKPDSPPPVTPPDRTPTPDSQRELNKQAAQVISASNEENSILGQVDQVLSHLEKLLDAEQWTPTEKWETVTDTITTVLEAVAEQAELGIISEETLQDVTKSFLDKAFDPLTEDGIEDEEIARLALASLTSLAKTALEPLDEKDISKEVAKHVRTLAEELLKKLGTVVIEDGDEIKADDEQVDELLDVLGEFMKAIESVKDKIGFAPVLFVQVGESDDDSIDTRSRKEELNEPTVTLEQKLVEQLKEKEVGIRVTLDSEAWVEVPGAYFSAERAREFALSLTEADGTGWKGVPNPGEAYQLQAWSKGKKLTSLGKTGFTLGLPVAEDASEKLQAYVFRSNMWRPAMGLKGKPIKVVKEDDVGIFTVATASSYVVGETALKRIEIKPKSLKLAQGEEAQLEVTAILGNDAEEDVTDAEGIEFTSSKPDQVEVDETGRILVLEDAKPKTRVTITISYAGKTAKVTVTVK
- a CDS encoding queuosine precursor transporter, which gives rise to MFNFWIGVLFALVNFGLFLLCYRLFGRMGLYAWIGMATVLANIQVVKTIEMFGLVMTLGNTIYASIYLVSDLLNEKYGEREAKKAVWFGFFTLIAATIIMQLVLVFEPQETDIAQGSLETIFGLMPRVALGSLCAYFVSQFVDVKIYSWLKKKCPGPNQLWIRNNGSTLFSQLLDSVTFCTIAFLGEFPMDVWWQILLTTYLIKFIVSAASTPVLYIARSMKVDES